Genomic DNA from Carnobacterium gallinarum DSM 4847:
AAAATTTTCTTAGTCGCTAGTGTGACTGAGCGAGCTGAGAGACGATTTAAAGAAAATCAACTGAAGGGTATCACAACGCCTTTAGATGTGCTGCAACAAGAAATTGCTGATCGTGATTATAAAGATTCTACGAGAGCGATTTCTCCCTTAGTTCAAGCAGATGATGCTATTTTAGTAGATACAACGGGTCTTTCGATTGAAGGTGTTGTGAACCAGTTAAAAGCAATAATTGCAAAAAAATAAAAATAACGAACGAATTTTTTAGTTTTATGAATGTTTTTGTGGCAATATTTCTAAATATTCGTTAAAATAGAGTGTATAGAATGATTAGGCTGTTGAGGAGGACTAGAAATGACTGAAAATGTAGAAAACCAAAATGTTGAAGCAACAGAAACAATGATGGACGCAATGAATAGCGTACAAGAGGTTAATATCGGAGACGTTGTTAAAGGTGAAGTACTAAAAATCCAAGATAATAAACAAGCAATTGTTGGAATTATTGGTGGAGGTGTTGAAGGTGTAATTCCATTTAATGAATTATCATCAACTCCATTTGAAAATGTAACAGATATCGTCAATGTTGGAGATGTTGTTGATTTAGTTGTTATTAAACCAATCATGGATAAAGAAAATGGTAGTTTCTTGCTTTCAAAACGTCGTATTGACGCGAAAAAAATCTGGGAAGATATCCAAAAAGATTTTGAAAATGGAACAATTATTGAAGCACCTGTAACAGATGTTGTTAAGGGTGGTTTAGTTGTTGATGCGGGTATCCGTGGATTTGTTCCAGCATCAATGGTAGATGCACATTTTGTTGATGATTTTTCTGTTTATAAAGGTCAAACTTTAAGCTTTAAAATTATCGAAATTGAACCAAGTGAAAATCGTCTGATTTTGTCACATAAAGCAGTCGTTGAAGCTGAAAAAGAAGTAGCGAAGAAAGATATTATGGCTAAACTTGTTGAAGGTGATACTGTAACGGGTAAAGTTGCTCGTTTAACAAATTTTGGTGCATTTATTGATCTTGGTGGTGTGGATGGGTTAGTTCACATTTCTCAAATTTCTTACAACCATGTAAAAGCTCCTAGTGATGTTTTAGCAGTGGATCAAGAAGTTCAGGTGAAAATTTTGTCAATTAACGAAGAAACAGGACGTATCTCATTGTCTATTAAAGATACACAACCTGGTCCTTGGGAAAATATTGAAGAACGTGCGGCAGTTGGTGCTGTTTTAACTGGTACAGTGAAGCGTCTAACAAGCTTTGGTGCATTTGTTGAAGTCTATCCAGGTGTTGAAGGTCTTGTTCATATTTCACAAATTTCACACAATCATATT
This window encodes:
- the rpsA gene encoding 30S ribosomal protein S1, which produces MTENVENQNVEATETMMDAMNSVQEVNIGDVVKGEVLKIQDNKQAIVGIIGGGVEGVIPFNELSSTPFENVTDIVNVGDVVDLVVIKPIMDKENGSFLLSKRRIDAKKIWEDIQKDFENGTIIEAPVTDVVKGGLVVDAGIRGFVPASMVDAHFVDDFSVYKGQTLSFKIIEIEPSENRLILSHKAVVEAEKEVAKKDIMAKLVEGDTVTGKVARLTNFGAFIDLGGVDGLVHISQISYNHVKAPSDVLAVDQEVQVKILSINEETGRISLSIKDTQPGPWENIEERAAVGAVLTGTVKRLTSFGAFVEVYPGVEGLVHISQISHNHIATPHEVLHENDEIKVKVLEVNPTDQRLSLSIKALEEKPASMKAEKEEVTDYELPEEDTGFTLGDILGEQLSDMASEEDNN